The genomic DNA TTCGAAGAACAAATCACATACACACGCCCTTTACGACGGACGACCTTGCAGTTCTCGCAAATTCTCTTAACGCTCGCCCTGACCTTCATGATTCCAACACTTTCGACCTGATATTCCACACTAAATACAACCGGGTAGATCGCTCTACTGGCTGCAGTTCTCTTGACACCTAAAAACCTCCGAAATCACCGAACCCCACTGGAGCCCCTTGAAGTGTGATCCCAAAGCTCAAACCACCTGTTCAAATCAATTAATGCCGTCTGCCTGTAACCCTTCTAAGGGGCTTACTGGAAATTGAAAGCTCTTGCCAGTGATTAGCTTCCAAAAAACACGCACCGATTTTACACCTGCCGGTTTGCATGAGTGATTTCAGGCTTATTTTATTGCACTGAACCCCTCATGAACGAACAGCTTGTCCGTTAACTGCGAGCAAACCGTGACCCTGAAGCCCTGATTCGGCAGACCGTTGAAGTTTGAATCGCGAATTATAGACATCTGAGTTTCACTCTGACAACCCAAACAGCGGACTGAGATCAGGAAAATCGAAATTTGCTGTGCCGAATCACTCCAATCAAGACAATTTCCGGGCGACCTGCTGTCATTTTGAGTTAAATCTGAAGTTTTGCATAACGCCAGATACAAAAATAGCAATTACTAGACCATTTTTAAATGGTCTCTGCAGTCGCATGGACATCAAATATCCTAGAAACGATGCATTTGCTCCTGCTGAACGCTGCAGGTAATTTTTGGATATGCTCGACAGTGCGCCATCGCCTCCGCATCTTAACCCGAAACGTCAGCGAGGGGACGACTAACGATTAGCAATTTGGTTAAACTCTCATCGTCAAATCTTCTATGCCATTTTATGCAAAAAACTGGTCAGCGAGGCGGAACGAGAGATGTTTCTCCACTTCGGGTGGCACTCCGCTTCTGGGTGGCGGGGGGGGGTGTTCCGCTTTAACGGAAGCCCCCGGAAGTTCAACGATCCGGGGGCTTTTCTTCCGGGGCGACCCAGCCAACCGGGTCTGATGATATCCCGGTTTTCATTAGGAACGCGGTATCAATCGCTTGCTTCAGACTTTTTCAAGCCTGGGAGTGAGAATTTCCGGACCGTCTTTCGTCATTGCAATGGTGTGCTCAAAGTGAACACTTGGTAAACCATCTTTCGTCGAGACTGTCCAGTGATCATTCCGTATATACAATTGATTTGTGCCTGCATTGACCATCGGCTCGACGGCAATCACCAGACCTGGCTTCAATTCAAAATCTTTTTCGAGGGTTTCTTTATCGACATAATGCGGCACCTGAGGATCCTCATGCATATCCCGGCCAATGCCGTGGCCAACAAAGTCCTCAACAGAACTGAATCCGTGCTGATCAACAAACTCTTCCATCTGGCGCGCCACTTCGCTCCACCAGCGGCATTTGCCCATTTGCTCGACCGCTAAATCGAGTGTCTGCTCGCCAACCTGCAATAACAACTGTTTTTGCTCATCAACTTGACCAACTGCATAAGTCCAGGCCGAGTCACCGCACCAGCCTTTAACTTTGCAACCGGTATCGACGCTGATGATATCCCCCTCCACCAGTTTCCTGGTGCTGGGAATTCCATGGACGATTTCTTCATTAACGGACATGCAGCACACGGACGGAAACGGAACCGGCCCGGGAACACCTTTGAACAGGGGGATGGCATCTCGCTCAGCAAACAACTGCTCAACCGCCTGGTCGATCTCAGCGGTGCTGATTCCCGGCATGATCATAGAAGAAATTAACTGATGAGCTTCAGAAACGAGGTGCCCCGCTTCTCGCATTTTCTCAATTTCACGACGACTTTTTAATATTATCACTCAGACTATCCCGCTAACAAACAGCACAAAATTATTGAACTCATCAAAGCAGGTTGGGATAGCGAAGCGTAACCCAACCTACAATATCATGAAGACTTGCCTCAGGCCCATTGTTTCATTTCACACAAATAAGAAAAGGGTGAAGGCCAATAATAGCCCTCACCCATTCAAAGTAATACTTACGCAGACTCAAAGCCTAATTATCGTCTGACTCCAGCATCCCGGTGTAGTTTCTCATGACCAGATGACTGTCAATTTTCTGAACCAGATCCAGGGCAACTGAAACCACAATCAACAGACCTGTCCCCCCGTAGAAGCTGGCCAGCATAAACGGGATATTCATCCAGCGAGCAACAATCGTCGGGATGATCGCCACAACTGCCAGGAATCCAGCTCCGACAAAAGTGATTCGCACCATCACCTGCTCAAGATAAGTCGCCGTTCGTGTGCCCGGACGATACCCAGGAATGAAGCTGCCGTAATCTTTCAGGTTATTGGCCATATCTTTCGGGTTGAACGTAATGGCGGTCCAGAAGTAACAGAAGAAGTAAATCAGAGCGACATAGCACAGATTATAAAGGAAACCGCGACCCTGCCCGAATGCATTGGCCAGAGTTTTCAATGTCAGCGAATCCGTAAAGATATTCGCCGCCTGCGAAAACAGGAAGTAAGGGAACATCAGCAGGCTCGATGCGAAAATGATGGGCATCACACCAGCCTGATTCACTTTGAGTGGCAGATACTGTCGCTGCCCACCCATCACACGGCGGCCACGCACATGCTTCGCACTTTGAATCGGAATTTTACGCTGCCCCTGCGTCATCGCAATCACTCCGACAACGACACCAATGAACAAGGCCAGCAACAGAATCAAACGATCGATTCCCGTCTCGGAACCGGCTCGAATCCCATTCTCAAAGGCTGGCTGCAGAAACTCCCACATCGAGGTCGGCATCTGTGCCAGAATCCCCGCCATGATCAGCAAACTGATCCCGTTACCAATTCCGTATTCATCAATCTGCTCACCCAGCCACATCAGGAAAATTGTCCCTGCAGTCATAATCAGAGCACCCATGATGTGCACGAGCCACCAGTCATACTCTTTCATAATCAAGCCCGCTTCGTCTGCTCCAAAACCGGCCGAGATCGCCCGAATCCAGAAGAAACTTTGCAGCAGACAAATCACGACCGTCGCGTAACGGGTGTATTCATTGATTTTCTTACGACCAGACTCCCCTTCTTTCTGAAGTGCCTCAAGCGGCGGATACACCGACCCCATCAGCTGGAAGATAATCGAGGCAGAAATGTATGGCATGATTCCCAGACCGAAGATGGTCGAGTTCCCCAGGTTAGATGCTGAGAACAGAGAAACCATTTGAATCACTTGGCCAAACCCGGAACCACCCTGCTGCAGCTTTTCCATCTGCATGCGGAATAATTCCTGATCGATGAACGGCAGTGGAATCCAAAAACCAAGCCGGTAAACCGCCAGCAATCCGACAGTCAGCAAAATTTTGTTTCGCAATTCGGGAATGCGAAACATCGTGATCAGCTTTCCAAACATCGACGATAATCCTGAGTCTTACGAGAGCTTATACAAATTGAGAGTAGGAACTTCACGTGGATCCAATCCACGCATAGTATTCATTTTAAATCAGATCGGCCTGATTGCTGAAGACTCCAATTGGGAGTTTTAGCAAGTCCCGCTAATTATGGGTATGAGAGTTTTCGTTCATCTTTGCTATTTTCGCAAGCCCATCACCTAAAGAAATGGGATGAAACGAATGCTCTTTCTAAAAGTAGCGCCGAATAGGCCCAAAACGGGCCTGTCTTAAGCCATCAAAACGAAATCGAACGTTATCAGTTCAAAAAAAATGCCTTCCCGAACTGGAAAGGCATGTACTTAATCTCATACTGATTGTGACTAAACAATCGGTTCCACTTTTCCGCCAATCGAAGTCACTTTATCTTCCGCTGAGGCAGAGAACCGGTGTAATTTGACGTTCAACTTCTTCGTCAACTCACCATTCCCCAGCAGTTTCACAGCATCGAAATTGCCGTGAACCAAACCTTTTTTCTTCAATGCTTCAGGTGTCACATCTTCGCCGTCCTGGAAATGCTTCTCCAGATCGTAAAGATTGATAATCGCGACGACATCGGCAAAGGCGCGGTTGTTAAAACCACGTTTGGCAACTCGCATGAAGATTGGCGTCTGACCACCTTCAAACCCACGGCGAGTACTGGAGCCAGCACGAGATCCATAACCTTTATGGCCACGACCTGAAGTCTTGCCATGTCCTGAACCTACGCCACGACCAATTCGTTTACGTTTTTTACGCTTATGTATGCCGCGATGGACATCATCGATAATCATGGGAGTAACTTTCCCGTATGTCGAGACGACTCGTAACATACGGTCTCGTCTCTCAGTGTCTATTTATCTTCAATCGCAAAAACTGCGAAACATTTGGCTCATTTATAACCGGTAACGAAATCCAATACCGGAGTCTCTGACAAAATTAAACGTCTACACCACGTAAGCGAGCAAAATCATCCCGGTTACGCAACTTAGACAAAGCATCAAAAGTTGCCTTAACCACATTGATCGGATTGGTGGATCCGCGAACCTTGGTCAGGATGTCTTTAATACCGACGGATTCAACAACCGCACGCACACTGGCTCCCGCAATAATACCTGTACCAGGATTGGCAGGCAGGAGCAGAACACGGGCAGAACCGAATCGACCTTCAATCTGATGAGGAATCGTATCGCCATTCAGATTCACGCGAATCTTATGGTGATTGCAATCCTTGACCGCTTTTTCTACGGAGGTAGGAACTTCGTTCCCTTTACCGTATCCCCAGCCAACCTCGCCTTTATGATTTCCGACAACGACCATGGCTGCAAAGCTGAACCGCCGTCCTCCTTTGACTACGCAGGCACAACGTCGGATTTGTACGACTTGTTCCTGTGAGTCTGATTTGGTTTCCGTAGCCAACGCTTCACTCCCAATTCTTCAATATGATCAATTAGTTGTCTTCAAAAGCCCATCTTGTTATCGACGAGCAGAAATACCTTAGAAGTTCAATCCGCCTTCACGGGCCGCATCAGCAAGTGCTTTTACGCGACCATGGTACTTATAACTGCCGCGATCAAACGCAACCGCGTCGATCCCTTTTTCTTTTGCTCGTTCTGCAAGCAGTTGTCCCACTTTTGTAGCGCCTTCAACATTACCGGCATACTTGCTGGGGCCTGCAATTGCAGGCTCGATGGTACTTGCAGAAACAACAGTGTTCCCTGCGGCATCATCAATGATCTGAGCGTACATATGGCAGTTGCTGCGAAAGACTGACAATCGCAGTTTCCCAATTGAGCGAACTCGATTACGGACGCGGAAAGCACGACGATTCCGTCGATTTGTGACTCGTTTTTGAACTTTCATGGCCGATCGCCAACTTCCTCAAAGCTTATATTAACTGTGCCAAAATATCTGTGCCAGTGACGCCAGATAGTATCGTGATTGCTGAATGATTTCTTGCTGGAAGCCAGAGAAATTCATTTATTTTCCAAAGCATGTGAACCTAATGACTTCAGGCATTAGGACACGGCTCGAAATAATCGGCTTAAGCCGAATTTAATCCCGTTATTTCGCGAAAGCTTTACCAGCTTTACGGCGAATTTGCTCACCCTGATAACGCACACCCTTACCTTTATAAGGCTCTGGTGGTCGTACCTGGCGAATATTTGCGGCAAACTGCCCCACGGCATGCTTGTCCGCACTCTTAAGAATAATCAGAGTACCAGATGGCAACTCGCAAGTCACTCCATCGGGAATTTTCAATTTAATCGTATTCGCAAATCCAACCTGAAGAGAAAGCTCTTTCCCATTCATGGAGGCTTGATATCCAACACCAACCACTTCCAGGCGTTTTTCGAATGGAGTCACAACACCCAGAGCCATGTTGTTGACCAGACTGCGTGTCAGACCATGCAGAGCACGACTTTGACGGGCATCATCTGGACGATTTACAACAATTTGAGCCGGATCAGTTCCGATTTCAATGGAAACGCCCGGATGATGTTCCAGGGTTAAAGTACCCACAGGGCCTTTAACCGTCAAAGTGCGACCGGAGAGGCTCACTTCCACGTTGGCCGGGATTGGAACAGGTTTTCTGCCAATTCGAGACATTCTGCCAAAACTTTCAACTGAAGCTGCATGAAACCATGTCAGCTCGAAATGTTACCATACTGTGCAGAGAATTTCGCCGCCAATACCCTTGGCTTTGGCTTCTCGATTACTCAACACGCCCTGGCTCGTAGTCAGGATGCAAATCCCCATGCCCTGCATCACCTCAGGAGTCTCTTTGACTCCTGAATAGCGACGGCGTCCTGGCTTGCTGGATCGCACAATTTTCTGAATGACTTGTTCGCCATTCGGACCATACTTGAGTTGAACGCGCAAGATTCCTTGAGGAACCTGCTCGATGATTTCGTAATTCCAGATATATCCTTCACGCTTCAAAACGTCGGCTATGCCTCGCTTGAGCTTAGAATCTGGAATATCAACAATTGGACGTTCGATCGCAACGGAATTGCGAATTCGTGTCAACATATCGGCAACCGGGTCGGTCATCATGGTTGCATTGTTCCCAAAACTGAATCTTAACAGGGATCGTAAATACGCAAATCGTGTTCTCACGATTTGGTGAGCCACAGTCTACCATGAAGGTATTCTATGACTCGAAACTTATTTTTAGTTATTTGTGCCAGGCTTACGGAATGGAAATCCAAACTTAGTCAGCATGACTTTCGCTTCATCATTGTTTGTCGCAGAGGTGACAATAGTAACATTCAAACCTTGAATGTACTTGGCATTGTCGGCATCAACTTCTGGAAAAACCATCTGCTCAGAAAGTCCGAGAGAATAATTTCCATTGCCGTCAAATGCATTGGCTTTGACTCCGCGAAAGTCACGAACTCGTGGTAAAGCCAACGTAATCAGACGATCCAGGAATTCGTACATGCGTTGTCCACGCAATGTCACACAGCAGCCGATTTCCATCCCCTCACGCAACTTAAAGCCGGCAACCGACTTTTTCGCACGAGTAATTTGTGGCTTCTGCCCTGCAATAACGGTCAAATGCTGCACAGCTTCTTCAAGACGTTTCCGATCTTGAATCGCTTTTCCAAGTCCCATATTCAGAACAATTTTCTGAAGCTTGGGAAGTGAGTGAACATTCTTACGTCCAAACTCTTCCTGCATCGCAGGAACAATTTCAGTGTTGTATTTCTCTAATAACCGGGTCACGATTGACCACTCCTCATTCTGACCATACTGTCAGGATCACGGTATTGAATTGGATTATTTGCTTGTCGCGTATTTTTCACGTGGTGGGCTGATCGTCCCACAGGCAGTCCCGCACTTTTTGCAGAACCGCTCTTTCGAACCCTCTTCTGTATATCGAAGCCCCAGCCGAGCAGGCTTTGAACAGGACTCGCAATAGTACATCACATTAC from Rubinisphaera italica includes the following:
- the rpmJ gene encoding 50S ribosomal protein L36, whose product is MKVRASVKRICENCKVVRRKGRVYVICSSNPKHKQRQG
- the map gene encoding type I methionyl aminopeptidase, producing the protein MIILKSRREIEKMREAGHLVSEAHQLISSMIMPGISTAEIDQAVEQLFAERDAIPLFKGVPGPVPFPSVCCMSVNEEIVHGIPSTRKLVEGDIISVDTGCKVKGWCGDSAWTYAVGQVDEQKQLLLQVGEQTLDLAVEQMGKCRWWSEVARQMEEFVDQHGFSSVEDFVGHGIGRDMHEDPQVPHYVDKETLEKDFELKPGLVIAVEPMVNAGTNQLYIRNDHWTVSTKDGLPSVHFEHTIAMTKDGPEILTPRLEKV
- the secY gene encoding preprotein translocase subunit SecY, which codes for MFGKLITMFRIPELRNKILLTVGLLAVYRLGFWIPLPFIDQELFRMQMEKLQQGGSGFGQVIQMVSLFSASNLGNSTIFGLGIMPYISASIIFQLMGSVYPPLEALQKEGESGRKKINEYTRYATVVICLLQSFFWIRAISAGFGADEAGLIMKEYDWWLVHIMGALIMTAGTIFLMWLGEQIDEYGIGNGISLLIMAGILAQMPTSMWEFLQPAFENGIRAGSETGIDRLILLLALFIGVVVGVIAMTQGQRKIPIQSAKHVRGRRVMGGQRQYLPLKVNQAGVMPIIFASSLLMFPYFLFSQAANIFTDSLTLKTLANAFGQGRGFLYNLCYVALIYFFCYFWTAITFNPKDMANNLKDYGSFIPGYRPGTRTATYLEQVMVRITFVGAGFLAVVAIIPTIVARWMNIPFMLASFYGGTGLLIVVSVALDLVQKIDSHLVMRNYTGMLESDDN
- the rplO gene encoding 50S ribosomal protein L15 — its product is MIIDDVHRGIHKRKKRKRIGRGVGSGHGKTSGRGHKGYGSRAGSSTRRGFEGGQTPIFMRVAKRGFNNRAFADVVAIINLYDLEKHFQDGEDVTPEALKKKGLVHGNFDAVKLLGNGELTKKLNVKLHRFSASAEDKVTSIGGKVEPIV
- the rpsE gene encoding 30S ribosomal protein S5 — protein: MATETKSDSQEQVVQIRRCACVVKGGRRFSFAAMVVVGNHKGEVGWGYGKGNEVPTSVEKAVKDCNHHKIRVNLNGDTIPHQIEGRFGSARVLLLPANPGTGIIAGASVRAVVESVGIKDILTKVRGSTNPINVVKATFDALSKLRNRDDFARLRGVDV
- the rplR gene encoding 50S ribosomal protein L18, whose amino-acid sequence is MKVQKRVTNRRNRRAFRVRNRVRSIGKLRLSVFRSNCHMYAQIIDDAAGNTVVSASTIEPAIAGPSKYAGNVEGATKVGQLLAERAKEKGIDAVAFDRGSYKYHGRVKALADAAREGGLNF
- the rplF gene encoding 50S ribosomal protein L6, yielding MSRIGRKPVPIPANVEVSLSGRTLTVKGPVGTLTLEHHPGVSIEIGTDPAQIVVNRPDDARQSRALHGLTRSLVNNMALGVVTPFEKRLEVVGVGYQASMNGKELSLQVGFANTIKLKIPDGVTCELPSGTLIILKSADKHAVGQFAANIRQVRPPEPYKGKGVRYQGEQIRRKAGKAFAK
- the rpsH gene encoding 30S ribosomal protein S8, which encodes MMTDPVADMLTRIRNSVAIERPIVDIPDSKLKRGIADVLKREGYIWNYEIIEQVPQGILRVQLKYGPNGEQVIQKIVRSSKPGRRRYSGVKETPEVMQGMGICILTTSQGVLSNREAKAKGIGGEILCTVW
- the rplE gene encoding 50S ribosomal protein L5 — protein: MVTRLLEKYNTEIVPAMQEEFGRKNVHSLPKLQKIVLNMGLGKAIQDRKRLEEAVQHLTVIAGQKPQITRAKKSVAGFKLREGMEIGCCVTLRGQRMYEFLDRLITLALPRVRDFRGVKANAFDGNGNYSLGLSEQMVFPEVDADNAKYIQGLNVTIVTSATNNDEAKVMLTKFGFPFRKPGTNN